A DNA window from Engystomops pustulosus chromosome 6, aEngPut4.maternal, whole genome shotgun sequence contains the following coding sequences:
- the RBM42 gene encoding RNA-binding protein 42 gives MAGKSGEEKMKEMEAEMALFEQEVLGAPVALPAGEVVPLPVPMAMPAMPLIRPIIATNTYSQVQQSLEARAAAATNVVAPLVVPHVPFVGPAIPPPRPPIMRPSFIPHALQRPADPHHVMPRPSFIPHVLQQHRAMGPRHPGMPPPQPLMAHPMHGPPPPLMSHMPPPPMNMRAGPPPAPVGPMPPPPRPVVQSSPKINPTVIQAAPTVYTAPPVRKIEEEIPETPALTEDKDMSYEEAVIGPSMPEIEPVQPEIVLEPVQEDKKKMKPEKLKRSIRTAAGTTWEDQSLLEWDTDDFRIFCGDLGNEVNDDILARAFSRYPSFLKAKVIRDKRTGKTKGYGFVSFKDPNDYVRAMREMNGKYVGSRPIKLRKSMWKDRNIDVVRKKQREKKKLGLR, from the exons ATGGCGGGGAAGAGCGGGGAGGAGAAGATGAAGGAGATGGAGGCCGAGATGGCGCT GTTTGAGCAGGAGGTCCTGGGCGCCCCTGTAGCGCTGCCCGCAGGAGAAGTGGTGCCACTGCCGGTACCCATGGCCATGCCCGCCATGCCCCTCATCCGCCCCATCATAGCCACCAACACCTATAGTCAG GTGCAGCAGAGTTTGGAGGCCCGAGCAGCGGCTGCAACAAATGTAGTGGCCCCTCTAGTGGTTCCCCATGTGCCATTTGTTGGACCAG CAATTCCACCCCCAAGACCTCCAATTATGAGGCCCAGTTTCATCCCGCATGCACTGCAGAGACCTGCAGACCCTCACCATGTGATGCCCCGGCCATCATTCATCCCACACGTCCTGCAACAGCACAGAGCCA TGGGACCTAGACACCCCGGGATGCCTCCCCCACAGCCTCTAATGGCACATCCGATGCATGGTCCTCCGCCGCCGCTCATGAGTCACATGCCTCCCCCTCCAATGAACATGAGAGCTGGTCCTCCG CCAGCGCCAGTGGGTCCAATGCCGCCTCCTCCTCGCCCTGTTGTACAGTCTTCTCCAAAGATCAACCCCACCGTCATTCAAGCTGCACCTACcgtgtatacagcccctcccgtGAGGAAGATCGAG GAGGAAATCCCAGAAACGCCGGCGTTAACGGAGGACAAGGACATGAGTTACGAGGAGGCAGTGATCGGCCCCAGCATGCCGGAGATAGAGCCTGTGCAGCCTGAG ATCGTGTTGGAGCCGGTGCAGGAAGACAAAAAGAAGATGAAGCCAGAAAAGCTGAAACGCTCTATCCGTACTGCAGCCGGGACAACCTGGGAAGATCAGAGTCTACTGGAGTGGGACACTG ATGACTTCAGGATATTCTGCGGGGACCTGGGAAACGAGGTGAATGACGACATCCTGGCCCGGGCCTTCAGCCGCTACCCATCATTCCTGAAGGCCAAGGTCATCCGGGACAAGCGGACGGGCAAGACCAAAggttatggctttgtgagcttcAAAGACCCCAACGATTATGTCCGGGCTATGAGGGAGATGAATG GTAAATACGTCGGCTCTCGCCCCATCAAGCTTAGGAAGAGCATGTGGAAGGACCGCAACATCGATGTCGTCCGCAAGAAGCAAAGGGAAAAGAAGAAGCTGGGCCTCAGATAA
- the LOC140134674 gene encoding Friend leukemia integration 1 transcription factor-like: MDCTIKEALAVVSEDHTLFSPLLMKTEMPDEYSPSIKERASLPEATWVSSGDRLQNIKQETEEHSRNRLPPVGVLHGNKTEEDDDPPHTHYQTTYPDTTSNGTESPTHINGNEEKRVIVPADPLAWTQEHVAQWLDWAVKEYGLCDVNTSLMHGVDGKELGRMTREDFLRMASAYSTEMLMSHLTFLRQSIPAFTYSAPPAAPAHPVTPRNPVKSEPTYDDVRRSSWNSINNTIHRGSPSPTPAISIRSTPDPYQVLGPTSSRLSNPGSGQIQLWQFLLELLSDSGNAGCIAWEGVNGEFKMTDPDEVARRWGERKSKPNMNYDKLSRALRYYYDKNIMSKVHGKRYAYRFDFQGIQVVQQNHNSDPSGCKYQDANYYTQQAKSAVPLPTHHNQSPALPAIIPVQYFSSPPGGGLYPGQTRQPGGQLGSHPGIYY, from the exons GAGGCCCTTGCGGTGGTCAGTGAGGACCacactctcttctctcctcttctcatGAAGACAGAGATGCCCGATGAATATTCACCCAGCATTAAAGAACGGGCGAGCCTTCCGGAGGCTACGTGGGTGTCCAGCGGGGACCGCCTGCAAAATATTAAGCAGGAGACTGAGGAACATTCCAGGAACCG ACTACCCCCGGTTGGGGTATTACATGGGAATAAAACAGAAGAAGACGATGACCCCCCACACACCCACTACCAGACCACCTACCCGGATACCACGAGTAACGGGACTGAGTCACCCACTCACATCAATGGCAATGAGGAAAAGAGGGTGATCGTACCTGCAG ACCCATTGGCTTGGACGCAGGAGCACGTGGCTCAGTGGTTGGACTGGGCGGTGAAGGAGTACGGTCTCTGTGATGTGAACACCTCATTGATGCATGGAGTAGATGGGAAAGAGCTGGGCAGGATGACCCGGGAGGACTTTCTACGGATGGCATCCGCTTACAGTACTGAAATGCTTATGTCACACCTAACATTTCTCCGCCAAA GCATTCCAGCCTTCACATATTctgcgccccctgctgctccggCTCATCCAGTGACCCCGAGGAACCCAGTCAAGTCTG AGCCAACGTATGACGATGTGCGCAGGTCCAGCTGGAATTCCATTAACAATACAATCCACAGAG GCTCCCCATCACCCACTCCGGCAATCAGCATACGCAGCACCCCAG ATCCATATCAGGTGCTGGGGCCGACAAGTAGTCGTCTATCTAATCCAG ggAGCGGCCAGATCCAGCTGTGGCAATTCCTCCTGGAACTCTTATCAGACAGCGGGAATGCCGGATGTATCGCCTGGGAAGGTGTGAATGGAGAATTCAAGATGACGGACCCTGATGAGGTGGCCCGGCGCTGGGGGGAGCGCAAGAGCAAACCCAATATGAACTATGACAAGCTGAGCCGGGCTCTGCGCTATTACTATGACAAGAACATCATGAGCAAGGTGCACGGGAAGAGATACGCCTACAGATTCGACTTCCAGGGTATCCAGGTGGTCCAGCAAAACCACAACAGCGACCCTTCAGGATGCAAATACCAGGATGCGAACTATTATACCCAGCAAGCCAAGTCAGCTGTGCCACTACCCACCCACCATAACCAGTCACCCGCCCTCCCTGCCATCATCCCAGTGCAGTATTTCAGCTCGCCCCCTGGTGGTGGACTCTATCCGGGGCAGACACGGCAACCTGGTGGCCAACTGGGGTCACACCCAGGGATCTACTACTGA